One segment of Mastomys coucha isolate ucsf_1 unplaced genomic scaffold, UCSF_Mcou_1 pScaffold23, whole genome shotgun sequence DNA contains the following:
- the Gnat1 gene encoding guanine nucleotide-binding protein G(t) subunit alpha-1 isoform X1, with amino-acid sequence MGAGASAEEKHSRELEKKLKEDAEKDARTVKLLLLGAGESGKSTIVKQMKIIHQDGYSLEECLEFIAIIYGNTLQSILAIVRAMTTLNIQYGDSARQDDARKLMHMADTIEEGTMPKEMSDIIQRLWKDSGIQACFDRASEYQLNDSAGYYLSDLERLVTPGYVPTEQDVLRSRVKTTGIIETQFSFKDLNFRMFDVGGQRSERKKWIHCFEGVTCIIFIAALSAYDMVLVEDDEVNRMHESLHLFNSICNHRYFATTSIVLFLNKKDVFSEKIKKAHLSICFPDYDGPNTYEDAGNYIKVQFLELNMRRDVKEIYSHMTCATDTQNVKFVFDAVTDIIIKENLKDCGLF; translated from the exons ATGGGGGCCGGGGCCAGCGCTGAGGAGAAGCACTCCAGAGAGCTGgaaaagaagctgaaagaggATGCTGAGAAGGATGCCCGGACTGTGAAGTTGCTGCTTCTGG GTGCCGGCGAATCCGGGAAGAGCACTATTGTCAAACAGATGAA AATTATCCACCAGGATGGTTATTCACTGGAGGAATGCCTCGAGTTCATTGCCATCATCTACGGCAACACTCTGCAATCCATCCTGGCCATCGTTCGGGCTATGACTACACTCAACATTCAATATGGAGATTCAGCTCGGCAG GATGATGCTCGGAAGCTCATGCACATGGCGGATACTATTGAGGAAGGCACAATGCCCAAGGAGATGTCAGACATCATTCAGCGCCTGTGGAAGGACTCGGGTATCCAAGCTTGCTTTGACCGAGCCTCAGAATACCAGCTCAATGACTCCGCGGGCTA CTATCTCTCAGACCTAGAGCGTCTGGTGACTCCAGGATATGTGCCCACTGAGCAGGACGTGTTGCGTTCTCGTGTCAAAACCACTGGTATTATCGAGACTCAATTCTCCTTCAAGGACCTCAACTTCAG AATGTTCGATGTGGGCGGGCAGCGTTCCGAGCGCAAAAAGTGGATCCACTGTTTTGAGGGTGTGACGTGCATCATTTTCATCGCTGCGCTGAGCGCTTACGACATGGTGCTGGTGGAAGACGACGAAGTG AACCGGATGCACGAGAGCCTGCACCTGTTCAACAGCATCTGCAACCATCGCTACTTCGCCACCACGTCCATCGTGCTCTTCCTCAACAAGAAGGACGTTTTCTCCGAGAAGATAAAAAAGGCACACCTCAGCATCTGCTTCCCCGATTACGATG GACCCAACACTTACGAGGATGCCGGCAACTACATCAAAGTGCAGTTCCTGGAGCTTAACATGCGGCGTGATGTGAAGGAGATCTATTCTCACATGACGTGCGCTACCGACACACAGAACGTCAAGTTTGTCTTTGACGCTGTCACcgacattatcatcaaggagaaCCTCAAAGACTGCGGGCTCTTCTGA
- the Gnat1 gene encoding guanine nucleotide-binding protein G(t) subunit alpha-1 isoform X2, with protein sequence MKIIHQDGYSLEECLEFIAIIYGNTLQSILAIVRAMTTLNIQYGDSARQDDARKLMHMADTIEEGTMPKEMSDIIQRLWKDSGIQACFDRASEYQLNDSAGYYLSDLERLVTPGYVPTEQDVLRSRVKTTGIIETQFSFKDLNFRMFDVGGQRSERKKWIHCFEGVTCIIFIAALSAYDMVLVEDDEVNRMHESLHLFNSICNHRYFATTSIVLFLNKKDVFSEKIKKAHLSICFPDYDGPNTYEDAGNYIKVQFLELNMRRDVKEIYSHMTCATDTQNVKFVFDAVTDIIIKENLKDCGLF encoded by the exons ATGAA AATTATCCACCAGGATGGTTATTCACTGGAGGAATGCCTCGAGTTCATTGCCATCATCTACGGCAACACTCTGCAATCCATCCTGGCCATCGTTCGGGCTATGACTACACTCAACATTCAATATGGAGATTCAGCTCGGCAG GATGATGCTCGGAAGCTCATGCACATGGCGGATACTATTGAGGAAGGCACAATGCCCAAGGAGATGTCAGACATCATTCAGCGCCTGTGGAAGGACTCGGGTATCCAAGCTTGCTTTGACCGAGCCTCAGAATACCAGCTCAATGACTCCGCGGGCTA CTATCTCTCAGACCTAGAGCGTCTGGTGACTCCAGGATATGTGCCCACTGAGCAGGACGTGTTGCGTTCTCGTGTCAAAACCACTGGTATTATCGAGACTCAATTCTCCTTCAAGGACCTCAACTTCAG AATGTTCGATGTGGGCGGGCAGCGTTCCGAGCGCAAAAAGTGGATCCACTGTTTTGAGGGTGTGACGTGCATCATTTTCATCGCTGCGCTGAGCGCTTACGACATGGTGCTGGTGGAAGACGACGAAGTG AACCGGATGCACGAGAGCCTGCACCTGTTCAACAGCATCTGCAACCATCGCTACTTCGCCACCACGTCCATCGTGCTCTTCCTCAACAAGAAGGACGTTTTCTCCGAGAAGATAAAAAAGGCACACCTCAGCATCTGCTTCCCCGATTACGATG GACCCAACACTTACGAGGATGCCGGCAACTACATCAAAGTGCAGTTCCTGGAGCTTAACATGCGGCGTGATGTGAAGGAGATCTATTCTCACATGACGTGCGCTACCGACACACAGAACGTCAAGTTTGTCTTTGACGCTGTCACcgacattatcatcaaggagaaCCTCAAAGACTGCGGGCTCTTCTGA